The nucleotide sequence ACTTTCACTGGAGTTTCTAAGCAGCTATACATTTTAACTCTTATAAAAATTAGATTCTAGGTTAAACAGGTTTTTCAATATAGCTAGCTTGGGGTTGGAacaggggtaagagagagagagagagagaagttcttTAAATTGTTGACTTTAGTTGGAGCTTGTTTATTCCATGCCTGTGCGCTATAGTAGCGAGATCAGTTCAGTAACAGTTACATTAAGCATATTTTTAGGTAAGACTTGAACCATGCCCCAAGTAAGTTTCCATATGGGGGCCTTCCTTTTCCAACTTTGGTTTTAAATCCTGAATAATCCCCATCGCTCCTTCTTAGTACCAGTTTTAATGTATCGATATCCTTTTGGAGGTAGGGACGCCCAAAAACTACACACTATTCCAAATGTGGCACTACCAGTGATTGATTTTATCCAATTCTTTCAAGGTGCATTGGCACCTGATTAGCCAAATTGTCATAAGAGGTCTTGTTCACCACTTGTTGCTATGGAAACCCATCCATTAGGTCAACTTTTCACATGCAAATCTGACTGCAAATTGCTGGAATCTTAGTCTTGCATTTCAAGTTTCTGTCTGAGTCATTGGATGGTACAGCCATGCAAAATCAAGCTGATGGTAATTGTAAAAGTAGATGTGATTCTGAGAAATGGAACTTTAATTGAAATTCTTAAACACACTTTATTAAAAGCTACAACCAAACTTGTTTTTTGGTAAAAGATCTTTTTAATAACGAACTTATAAAATCACCAAGTTATGAGGATTGGCTGCCTTCTCCCTTCTATTCCTATCTATTTTAAGCAGGCTGCACTGAGCTTTTCTGCTTTTTACTTGAGCATGTTCTTaatttattaaagtttttaaaaaaaccATTTTGCACACTTAATGGCATCTGTTTTGCAGACTTGGATTGGCAATAAAAGAAGGAAACTGAATTCTACAAAATACAGTCTGGATGATACAGTGTCTATGCAAGGACCAACAGGTAACGGTATGGTGGGAAAATCTGAGACGCCCGTGAAAAATACTGGCCTTGTGACTCCATcccagtgccagcaaaccattttaaCATCACCATGCCGAAATGTAATGGTAACGGGTGTGTTTACCTCTACCCATTCTGTTAGTGGACAAGGGCTGACCCACCAAAAGGATGGCCACAGATGCGAAAATCCTAAGGGTCCTGTACATAGGCCCATTGGGCGAACGATAACTGAAATGGAATTACAACCGCATGTCACTAGTCAAAGACAGTCTGTTTCTAAAAACCCTGCAATTCCATTTTGTGAGAAAATGACTCCTGGATCAAGACACTTAAATCTTCATAGTCCCACCAGCACTGTATACTCCTCCAGTCCCAAAAACTACAGTCCTGGTTATGTTCAGACTGAAGTAAATAGAGTACAGTCAGCAGCAGCTAAGTCAGTTGGTGGGTGGCCAAAACAACAGTTTAATTCAACCATTGCAGAACTGTCTCCATGTCCACTGAAGTTCAATTCTGAGCCTCCTTTCTCAAGAAGCACTTCCAGCTGTTCATCTGATTCAAAGGTTAACCGAAGCGCAGGAGACCCTGCTGTCAGCTCTCTTCAGATCCGTGATGTATACTCGCTGGCAGGCAGTGAGCAGTCCCCAAGAAACAGAGGGGACCATGCGTTTAGGAACTCGCGTCAGATGGAAAGTGGATGCTTTTCCATTGCCATGGAAACGGGAGATGTTGATGAGTATACAAGGGAGGAGGAGCTTGCATCAATGAGTTCGGAGCTGAAGAATCATCCAAGAATTTCTGAAGCAAATACACCAAAAGAAATGGAGTGCTCAAATACGTCTCTTGCAATGCCAGTGAAGAACATTAGCACTGGCACGCCACAAGTCAGTGCGAGGGATGTGCCTGGAAGTGTATTCTACCGCAGTGGAGAATTCCGAACGCCAGGGACAGCAATGACCTTGTACAGTAATGCTTCATCAAAGGATTCATTCAACCTCCGCCTTCCGTCATCTAGCAACCAAAGGCTAACCCCCAGTCAAAGCAACTATCAGGTAACAGTACTTATTAGTTTTTTTTAGATCTGTTTGGAAATTATGCTGCAATTGTGTAAAATTGAAAAAGAGATATGCAATCATTTAAAATGTAGTTGTATGTGCATAAAATCACATTGTTCATCTGCTGAATGCTTGCCTTTTGATTTTTAAACCTCAGTAAAATTCTAACATAAGTGGCAATATAATTTGTTCTTGATAGTTTAATTTTTCAACCAGTGTCTGATTGGATACTTCTTTTGAGGCAATTATACTTGGAGTCAATCTTTGTTTTCGATATAATGTAAACACACACATTTTATTTTGTTGACTGAATAGTCAAAAATATCAGTAATCTTTATTGCTAATTACAAGTCAATGTAAAACTCAAATATACTGTAATAAAGTTGGAACATGGACCTGATCTCTCCATTACATTGAAAACCTTCGTGTTTCAAAAGTTAGAATGTTTGTCTTCCAacccagaaggttgagagttcaaaacCTGCatctgtccttgggggagtgtttgctagtgctgtgggggagtgtttgctagtgctgttggggaggggttaaactaatatggcagggggatgggaacctatgcagggagacagagggaagtacaatgggggcagaagcaaaaaatagaaagaagaaaagcgaaagtggagggcagagaaacccaaggcaaaaagggccacattacagcaaaattctaaagggccaaagtgtgttaaaaagacaagcctgaaggctctgtgcctcaatgcgaggagtattcgtaataaggtggacaaattaactgcgcaggcagcaagtaacaaatatgatataattggcatcacggggacatggctccagagtgatcaaggctgggaactcaacatccaggggtattcaacattcaggaaggatagacagaaaggaaaaggaggtggggtggcgttgctggttaaagaggaaattaacgcaatagtaaggaaggacattatcttggatgatgtggaatcggtattggtggagctacggaataccaaagggcagaaaacgctagtgggagttgtgtacagaccaccaaacagtagtagtgaggttggggacaacatcaaacaagaaattagggatgcgtgcaataaaggtacagcagttatcatgggcgacattaatctacatattgattgggctaaccaatctggtagcgatgcggtggaggaggatttcctggagtgtattagggatggttttctggaccaaatgtcaaggaaccaactagagggctggccatcctagactgggtgatatgtaatcagaaaggactaattagcaatcttcttgtgcgagaccccttggggaagagtgaccataatatggtagaattctttattaagatggagagtgacacagttaattcagagactagggtcctgaacttaaggaaaggtaacttcgattgtatgagacgtgaattagctagaatagactggcgaatgatacttaaagggttgacggtggataggcaatggcaaacatttaaagatcacatggatgcacttcaacaattgtatatccctgtctggaataaaaataaaacggggaaggtagcttaaccgtggctaacaaaggaaattaaggatagtgttaaatccaaggaagaggcatataaattggccagaaaaagcaaacctgaggactgggagaattttataattcagcagaggaggataaagggtttaattcggaggggggaaatagagtacgagaggaagcttgctgggaacataaaaactgactgcaaaagcttctatagatatgtgaagaggaaaagattagtgaggacaaacataggtcccttgcagtcagattcaggtgaattggggaacaaagaaatggcagaccagttgaacaaatactttggttctgtcttcacgaaggaagacacaaataaccttccggaaatactaagggaccgaggatccagtgagaaggaggaactgaaggaaatccttattaggcgggaaattgtgttagggaaattgatgggattgaaagctgataaatccacggggcctgctagtttgcatcccagagtacttaaggaagtggccctagaaatagtggatgcattggtgatcattttctaatagtctatcgactctggatcagttcctatggactggagggtagctaatgtaacaccactttttaaaaaaggagggagagagaaaacgggtaattatagaccggttcgcctgacatcagtagtggggaaaatgttggaatcaattataaagatgaaatagcagtgcatttagaaagcagtgacaggatcggtccaagtcagcatggatttatgaaagggaaatcatgcttgacaaatctgctagaattttttgaggatgtaactagcagagtggacaagggagaaccagtagatgtggtgtatttggactttcataaggcttttgacaaggtcccacacaagagattggtgtgcaaaattaaagcacatggtattgggggtaatgtactgacgtggatagagaactggttggcagacaggaagcggaaagtcgggatcaacgggtccttttcagaatggcaggcagtgactagtggggtgccgcaggactccgtgctgggaccccagctatttacaatatacattaatgatttagatgaaggaattgagtgtaatatctccaagtttgcagatgacactaaactgggtggtggtgtgagctgtgaggagggcgctaagaggctgcagggtgacttggacaggttaggtgagtgggcaaacacattgcagatgcagtataatgtgaataaatgtgaggttagtggcaaaaacatgaaggcagaatattatctgaatggcggcagattaggaaaaggggaggtgcaacgagacctgggtgtcatggtacatcagtcattgaaagttggcatgcaggtacagcaggcggtgaagaaggcaaatggtatgttggctttcatagctaggggatttgaataaatgagcagggaggtcttgctgcagttgtacagggccttggtgatgcctcacctggaatattgtattcagttttggtctcctaatctgaggaaggacgttcttgctattgagggagtgcagcgaaggttcaccagactgattcccgggatggcaggactgacatataaggagagactggatcgactgggcctgtattcactggagtttagaaggatgagaggggatctcatagaaacatataaaattctgacgggactggacaggttagatgcaggaagaatattttcgatgttggggaagtccagaaccaggagacatagtctaaggataaggggtaagccatttagaacttagatgtggagaaacctcttcactcagagagttgttaacctgtggaattccctaccgcagagagttgttgatgccagttcattggatgtattcaagagagagttagatatggcccttatggctaaagggatcaaggggtatggagagaaagcaggaaaggggtagtgaggtgaacgatcagccatgatcttattgaatggtggtgcaggcttgaagggctgaatgacctcgtcctgcacctattttctatgtttctaaaactgccCGTCACTCAAATTGTACTTGCTTGCTTTTGTTCTGACTTTTGCAAGTTCTCAGCTAGACTGCTAGTTAGATCCCCATGGAGCTAACGGTAAGATTTTCTATCTAAGGAAGTAGTTCTGCAATACACATGCATGAGGACTTTTAGAGATTAACACAGCGTATAGTATTTAAATTAAGGTTCTT is from Pristiophorus japonicus isolate sPriJap1 chromosome 6, sPriJap1.hap1, whole genome shotgun sequence and encodes:
- the hdx gene encoding highly divergent homeobox isoform X2 encodes the protein MGDCPQMNLRSIFTEEQQRVLQRYYDSGMTNQSKNCFGLIIQCARETGLDFNVVRTWIGNKRRKLNSTKYSLDDTVSMQGPTGNGMVGKSETPVKNTGLVTPSQCQQTILTSPCRNVMVTGVFTSTHSVSGQGLTHQKDGHRCENPKGPVHRPIGRTITEMELQPHVTSQRQSVSKNPAIPFCEKMTPGSRHLNLHSPTSTVYSSSPKNYSPGYVQTEVNRVQSAAAKSVGGWPKQQFNSTIAELSPCPLKFNSEPPFSRSTSSCSSDSKVNRSAGDPAVSSLQIRDVYSLAGSEQSPRNRGDHAFRNSRQMESGCFSIAMETGDVDEYTREEELASMSSELKNHPRISEANTPKEMECSNTSLAMPVKNISTGTPQVSARDVPGSVFYRSGEFRTPGTAMTLYSNASSKDSFNLRLPSSSNQRLTPSQSNYQLQDRTQFSEHDLTVLKKYWDMGMTSLGSICREKIEAVSKESNVDCEIVKTWIGNRRRKYRQLGIELPPARSGPADFSNLPESGLPLLPVVKAETSKIPESSEDNDKSKEDIRLSEGTPSELEQREEEDEEEETAEENCDGESVSDGSCSIPTLEKVKLEILDDDAVEMSSCDHVTSEVEQLQKLLNFRNGEVRYLEKELEKQKQKYFHLQNFTTNLVIAVKTNDAEQQQILLTNLPPDTERNLDSPGNWEQS
- the hdx gene encoding highly divergent homeobox isoform X4; protein product: MQGPTGNGMVGKSETPVKNTGLVTPSQCQQTILTSPCRNVMVTGVFTSTHSVSGQGLTHQKDGHRCENPKGPVHRPIGRTITEMELQPHVTSQRQSVSKNPAIPFCEKMTPGSRHLNLHSPTSTVYSSSPKNYSPGYVQTEVNRVQSAAAKSVGGWPKQQFNSTIAELSPCPLKFNSEPPFSRSTSSCSSDSKVNRSAGDPAVSSLQIRDVYSLAGSEQSPRNRGDHAFRNSRQMESGCFSIAMETGDVDEYTREEELASMSSELKNHPRISEANTPKEMECSNTSLAMPVKNISTGTPQVSARDVPGSVFYRSGEFRTPGTAMTLYSNASSKDSFNLRLPSSSNQRLTPSQSNYQVSGSLLLPCLTGTSRKRTLQDRTQFSEHDLTVLKKYWDMGMTSLGSICREKIEAVSKESNVDCEIVKTWIGNRRRKYRQLGIELPPARSGPADFSNLPESGLPLLPVVKAETSKIPESSEDNDKSKEDIRLSEGTPSELEQREEEDEEEETAEENCDGESVSDGSCSIPTLEKVKLEILDDDAVEMSSCDHVTSEVEQLQKLLNFRNGEVRYLEKELEKQKQKYFHLQNFTTNLVIAVKTNDAEQQQILLTNLPPDTERNLDSPGNWEQS
- the hdx gene encoding highly divergent homeobox isoform X3, encoding MGDCPQTWIGNKRRKLNSTKYSLDDTVSMQGPTGNGMVGKSETPVKNTGLVTPSQCQQTILTSPCRNVMVTGVFTSTHSVSGQGLTHQKDGHRCENPKGPVHRPIGRTITEMELQPHVTSQRQSVSKNPAIPFCEKMTPGSRHLNLHSPTSTVYSSSPKNYSPGYVQTEVNRVQSAAAKSVGGWPKQQFNSTIAELSPCPLKFNSEPPFSRSTSSCSSDSKVNRSAGDPAVSSLQIRDVYSLAGSEQSPRNRGDHAFRNSRQMESGCFSIAMETGDVDEYTREEELASMSSELKNHPRISEANTPKEMECSNTSLAMPVKNISTGTPQVSARDVPGSVFYRSGEFRTPGTAMTLYSNASSKDSFNLRLPSSSNQRLTPSQSNYQVSGSLLLPCLTGTSRKRTLQDRTQFSEHDLTVLKKYWDMGMTSLGSICREKIEAVSKESNVDCEIVKTWIGNRRRKYRQLGIELPPARSGPADFSNLPESGLPLLPVVKAETSKIPESSEDNDKSKEDIRLSEGTPSELEQREEEDEEEETAEENCDGESVSDGSCSIPTLEKVKLEILDDDAVEMSSCDHVTSEVEQLQKLLNFRNGEVRYLEKELEKQKQKYFHLQNFTTNLVIAVKTNDAEQQQILLTNLPPDTERNLDSPGNWEQS
- the hdx gene encoding highly divergent homeobox isoform X1 — translated: MGDCPQMNLRSIFTEEQQRVLQRYYDSGMTNQSKNCFGLIIQCARETGLDFNVVRTWIGNKRRKLNSTKYSLDDTVSMQGPTGNGMVGKSETPVKNTGLVTPSQCQQTILTSPCRNVMVTGVFTSTHSVSGQGLTHQKDGHRCENPKGPVHRPIGRTITEMELQPHVTSQRQSVSKNPAIPFCEKMTPGSRHLNLHSPTSTVYSSSPKNYSPGYVQTEVNRVQSAAAKSVGGWPKQQFNSTIAELSPCPLKFNSEPPFSRSTSSCSSDSKVNRSAGDPAVSSLQIRDVYSLAGSEQSPRNRGDHAFRNSRQMESGCFSIAMETGDVDEYTREEELASMSSELKNHPRISEANTPKEMECSNTSLAMPVKNISTGTPQVSARDVPGSVFYRSGEFRTPGTAMTLYSNASSKDSFNLRLPSSSNQRLTPSQSNYQVSGSLLLPCLTGTSRKRTLQDRTQFSEHDLTVLKKYWDMGMTSLGSICREKIEAVSKESNVDCEIVKTWIGNRRRKYRQLGIELPPARSGPADFSNLPESGLPLLPVVKAETSKIPESSEDNDKSKEDIRLSEGTPSELEQREEEDEEEETAEENCDGESVSDGSCSIPTLEKVKLEILDDDAVEMSSCDHVTSEVEQLQKLLNFRNGEVRYLEKELEKQKQKYFHLQNFTTNLVIAVKTNDAEQQQILLTNLPPDTERNLDSPGNWEQS